Within Vicia villosa cultivar HV-30 ecotype Madison, WI linkage group LG1, Vvil1.0, whole genome shotgun sequence, the genomic segment ACTTTCTTGAACTCTTCCCCGGGAACAAGAAGAGCAGGGTCTGAAAGCTCTTCATTTCCATGTTGTATAGAGCACGTCCTTTCAACACCATCCTCTTCCTCTATGGATATGGACTTCAACCTTAGTGGAACTTCAGAGCAGTTCTTTGCACTAACAACAAGAACAGTTTTTTGGTTTGAGGGCAGTGGCTCTGGCTGATCAGACTCTGCGGCTTCTTTGGTCTTGGTGAGTAACAATGGGTCTCGTCTGAATGGCATCAAATAATGGTGGCTAATAACAATAGGATTGTTCCCTTCAATTTGCAAGTTCTTGTGAACATGGACCATCTGTGTATTATTTGGCTCATAGCCATTTGGCTTATAGCCTAAAGAGACATAAAGCATGATGGGTTTAGGTCGGTGCCACTTGATTTCTAATTTGCAGGACCAGGAGTCCCCATTTTTAATAAAGGGAACAGAAATTAATCCAAATGATTGCtgtattttctttatattatcAGAATCTAATTGAGAATCATCTTCCCCTTCTGGTCCAGATATACCAAGCAGCTGAACATGATGGCTTTCCATTGCATACGGCTCAGAGTCTCTTGGACTAAACAAACCACCCCCCTTCACATccacaagattgatcttcaactCACCAGAGTAGACAGCATGGCCTTTGGAGAGCAATGTTACAGGTACCAGGAACACCTCTCCAATTAGTGCAGGACCTGAAGCACCAAGACAAAGATCTACCTGTGGATCTGGTTCTTCCACTTGGGTAGACTTCTGGCCAGAGAACACAAGAACTGCATCTTTTATGGGAACAGTTTGTGTGCAATCCTCCGATGTCCAGAGAGGTAAGCTATCAAGTGAGGCAGGACTTTCGGCTCTGCAGCAAATTGCTAAGTGTGATCCAATTTTTGCAATAACAGACAGACATTCAAGTTTTCCACTTTGATCTGAAAAAGGATATAGTAACCCAAATTACAATCAACATAAAATGGATAAAGTGATAGTGATACTTGTAATAGTAATAATAGACATGCAAGTCTCAATATCAGAGTTAGGTTAGATCATACTTTTGAAAAATATCAAAAGATAGGTAGGTAGCATTAGATGAATAGAATGCCTGAAATGTATGTACCTAGATTAATTGATTATAGAAACATTTAAAGATGTACTGGATAAACCTGACAGCTAATCAGAAAAGTAGCTTGTCAACGGTGTCAGACTTACCAGATTGGATGTTATAGGTCAACCTTAGCCATTTATTAGATACAAGCGAAAGAGACGGTGTTGTTTCTGTTCTCTGCTTTAGAGTATCACTACCTTCCACGTAGTGATGTTTTTGGGCATTTGTTATGAAGAAATTACAAGAAGATTGGTTGAACTGGACTTCTAATTGATCGATCTCAACAGTGAGGGGTAAGTGGGAAAGAAGTGATATTGTTATAGAAGTTGATGTTCCAGGCTTGATTGTCTGTTCATGGAAAGCAACGGACGCAAACATCACCAACCTAAGTGGACTCACAAGATCAACCTCAAGCTGAACAAACTCATCTGCAGAAATCTTCAGATTACTAGAATCTTCATTTTTTGTCAACACTGAAGCCTCACCAACAAGTTCAAAAACTTCCTTGTGTACAATTTCTCTTTGCAGTATATTTGCAGGACCAGCTGGACCAGTGTCTCTCTGGACACCAGTATCGGATGATATAGGGAGTGCGGCCATTTCAAGGGAATACTCCACAAAATCTTTAACTGTACCATTTTTCCGGGAGCACTCTCGCAAGTAACCCAAGACCTCCCACAACAAAGTAACCCATCCCTCTTTTCTGTATAGGATAGCAATATTATCAAAAATCGGCTTTGCATTGCCAATTTCACCTTCTGCAAAATATTCTTTGGCCATCTGGAACCCACAAAAGGAACTCATCCTCTGAAGTTTAATACCGCTGTAAGATTCATAAGCTTTTTTTAAAAGAGCAATTATTTCAAGTGAATCTCGGAACCTTCTTCCTTCAGAAACAGCATAATGGGTGTACCCTTCGTCGGTGAGACTACAAATTCAAATGGAAAACTATTACTCAAAAGATGAGAATAATTTTGATGCATTGCTAGTGTAAAATGTGAAGTGTAAAgtatcaaccaatcacaaatcaTCATTTAGAAGACTTTTAAGTTGGATATAATGAAAGTCGAACTTTTTTAATGATTGGATGATTATCATTGACTGATAAGTGATGGTGTAAAAATCATTTTTGCACAGACAGTGAATATAAAATTAATCCTTAAAAGATATTTCCTCGGATCATAAGCAAAACTGACTTTTTTGGTTCATTCAACAACCAATATTGTTGAATGAATCAAAATAGTCAATTttgttttgcttataatagtgaccatAGGAAGTAATAAATGTGACTATATGAACTTTAGTATTACTCAACTACGACTTACGGTAGCATATCAACATTATCCCCTTCCTCAAGTAACCGAGCAAACTGACCGACATATGCAGAAGGAACAACTGAATCAGCTCCAATGTCAACCTCATTTGGAATTTCTGACATTGAGATTGCAAGCTCCAATGCTGACCTCTTCTCACTCAAGTAGTGAGCTGCTAACTGTTTCAGTGAATAAATCAAGATTACCCACAGAAGTTCAAAACACATAAACTAATAGACAAAACAGCTTTGCACAGACAGACAGGTTAAGATAACAAACTATTAGATTCTCATAGAAATATACATGTATGTTGCAAACACAAATGTATGAGGGCAAATGTATTGCCCAGGAAGGGCAAAAGACACTTACAGGCTATACACCACAGTCCCATATGAAAAGATACAATGGAAACTAGTTTTAAGGTTAATTAGTGTGTGGATAGACTATGAACAATATAAACATAGAAAAACAATGAAGAGAAGGGAAATGACAAGGTTACTAGCTAAGACAAAAAAGAAATATGTGTAGATAGATTGTAGAATAGAAAGAGAACATTAAAAGAAGAAACTAAAGGAACATAAACGTCAGAGGGGAGGGAAACACAATTCTATTCTCTTGTTTATGTTTAAAACTAACAAGGGCAAGAAAATGGAGaactttttaaagaaaaaaaaaactaattataatgTATTCTCATTAATTTATCTTTGTATTAAAATGCGAACTAATACTGAAATTGTATATTAACAAAGAAACTTAGAAATATTAAAAAGGATAATAGTAGCTAAGCCATTTTTTCCTCCAACATTCTCCAAATAGGGGGCACTTATAAAAGTGATTGTTGATGAACTTGGAGGATTAGATATGATACTTTGTTTTCCTTCCACCAATTTTAGGAGGGTTTTATCACAATATTCCCTTCCATTTTAAATAAAAGCTGGCCTTCAGAGACTTAAGCAACCAAGACATAcgtaaaaataatttcaatttgCTCAATAACCACTAGGAATGAGAATATGCTAGGTCAAGCTAGACTTTACATAAGGCAATTTCTCTTCCCAGCCTTATACATTCTCTCAGGCCCTTCGCGAAATTTCAAAAATGCCCCctattttcgaagatgcatctccgaatacaCCAAAttccatttttttgaaaataaaattcggAGATGCACAACCCAAGTAATTTAAAGGATatgtccggagatgcatctccgaacataccttttttttaaatagaaaaatctAGTTCGGAGATGCAACTCCGAACTAGACAAACATATTAAAAGGTCGCGACAGACCTTCCGTCTTCTCCTTCATTTTTTAGAAAAACAAAAGTTTCTCTCTACCTCTCAACCCATTTCCAGTATACACTCAAGATCAAGTTTTGAAGCTACTACATTCACGTGTTTCTTACCATTCCCAACACGTGCATTCAACATCAGAGCACTCTAGACCCTCGCCAACACATTTAAGAGTAAGTTTATCATTTAGCTTATTTTGAATATATTAATGTATTTACTCAAACGTACTAACTTTAATTATATAGCTTAAATAAGTTAGTGTACAAGTTTGGATACTCTGTTTACATGATTTAGATGAGTTTGGGTGGGTCAGAATGAGCTAGGGCACTTGCAAAAAAGTTTATGCCATGGAAGTTGAACAAAgttttttttcggagatgcatctccgaacttgGCTGTTTCAggtgttcggagatgcatatctaaATTCTTTGCTATGTCATAATTTTCTATGTTTTATTCAGGATATGGCTAAAAACCAAGCAAATCAAGGAAGGATGAGGCTTGGGCGACTCACCCTAACTGCCTCATCTCGTCGCGAGAGGGCTAGTCAGCACCAGCAGGCTACAGTCGTCCCCCCCTCTGGCTCACGATAGGGAGGCTTCGGCCTCTAGGAGTCGACTTTCGCGGGGGTCGAGATCATAGAGTGATGCGACCCATGACGAGGATGAGCCCCATGACAAGGATGAACATGTTGCACCCCAGGTTCCAGTTGCTGCGGATGCCCCCCTTGCAAGCTCGTTTTCAGGAGGGCCGACAGACACTTCCTTGCTCATCGACTTAAAATCCATTTGCAAGTGGAATGGGGGGGACAACCTGAACAGAGCTTGCAAGTGGACGACAAAGCAGATGACCTGCTCGTGCACTACTTAAGGTAACTTCCAAATCCAACTATAATGTTACAAactaatttttattgtttatacTTGTTACTGATGCTTTTTTTCTTATTGATTTTTAGGGATAGATCCTTGCTCACTATCACCGCATCCACAGGTTTAAACGTTCCCTGGCCTACACTCATGATTGGCCATATGCTTGCAAGTTTGTCCCTAACAGAGGGAATGATCATATCTTGCCATACCGTGTGTACATTGACCGCACTCAGCACGGCGACCTAGAATGGAGGTCATGCAGTACTCACAGGGACTGAGTTCCAGTTGACCCCATTTTGTTATactctggatggttggcatgtgggACCAACATCTTGTGCAGGTATCTGTCCGAGTGGTGCATGAGGCAATTTGGGTACGTGCAGATCGTTTCCAAGTCACCCTTGCAGGCTGCTTCTAACTGAACTGTCCGCAGAGACCTAGATGATAATCTGGCGAACTGGGAGAATCATCTGGTACCGATGGAGTATCAAACTCATGAGGCCACTGAGTGGTGCATGAGGCAATTTTTTGAAATGGTTAAACCTATTTATGGAAGGCAAAAggttacttcggagatgcatcattAAATTTACCCAAGGGcgtgttcggagatgcatctccgaaccaaaatttgtcaaaaaatAGAATTTGGTGcgttcggaaatgcatctccgaattaacccaaaggcattttcaaattttcaaggGTGTGTCCCATATAGCAAAGGGTGGGAAGAGAAATTGCCTTCCATAAATAGGTTTAACCATTTCAAAACATTAATGGCCCAATTCTAGCCTACCAGCTGTCATAGTCATAGGCTTTATTTAAGTTTGATGTGGCCTTTTGaaagtactccctccgttcctttataattgtcacttttTAAGTTTTTTCACATACCAAGACAATCAATGATTATTGTTACTTTTTAAGTAATGATTATTCTTTTTCCAATAATATCCTAAACTTTTTAATactttatttaactttttctctctctctctctctatcgtAATGATTAGGGGTAATTTTGACAAAAGAACAAAAATACTTTCTTGAACATTGAAAtgtgacacttaaaaagaaacaaatttttttcacaaaagtgacaattataaaggaacggagggagtatgttATAAGTTATAACCTCTTGACTTCTTAAAGGCTTACTTTATATTAACATCTTCAACAAGCTGAGTTTTTTATATCCTTATTCTAATTTATTTgtatgatataaatatttttgaggTCTAACCTACCTTTTTAGAGATTATGACTATATGATagttaaactttattttacaataAGGcctttttatatgtcaaaaatctaTATAGGACAATACGTGTAAATTATTGAAAGGATTAGCAAGTATTTGACTTAACACACTATACAACATTTAACACaacaataatagtaataatgaAATATTTATGTTTACTATCGGCTTGGGCCTTAAAGGCTTTTTAAATGGCCTGATGCCAGACATATTTAGTTAAAATAGGCTTCTGAAAATTTCttgtccttttcttttctttttttaaatctaACCTAGTCTGGGCCTATCATAGGCTAGACCATAGACCATTCATTGTTCGACAGCCTGGCCTATTTTCACAGCTAATAATCACAcaatatttatcaaaatattagtaTAAAGATAACGTTGGCTTTAACTAGCTAATTAATTCATCAAAATACTAGATTGAACATATAGTAGATTATAATAAACAGTTATGGCTTTCACTACATGTGAACTAATTTGGCTGGAACAACCTCCTAATGAGTTGGAGTTTTGCAAGTCTGAGTCAATGAGTCTCATTCGTGATAATAGCTTTACATATTGCATCTAATCCATTCTTCCATGACTGTATGAAGCTCATAGAGATTGAGTGTAACTTCATCCACGAGAAGATTATATCTGAGCAAATTGCTACTTCCTTTGTGAACTTTAATGATCAGTTGGCTCATATATTTGTCAATTCTCTCAGTGGTCTGAGAATATCTTATATAAGTAACTGTAACAAGCTTGATGCATATGATATTTATGCACCGGCCAGCTTTGAGGGGGAGTCTTAAGATGTCTATAGATTAAAGCAGTCCCAATCAtctattcaataaaaataaaattataagaaatGTCATAATGTACAAAATGAAGTTCCACCATGAGCTTGAATTGCTCAAATATGAGGTCAATGAGTGCCCATTAAGGCACATGACCTAGGTTGGTGGCCTTCTTTTCACTTTGGAGGGAAGTTGCCTTTGGCACAAGTGTGTAACTCATCAACAGATTTCCTACCTTATCTCGCAAGTTTGAACTTCCCTACACCAAGCTATTTGGCCACCTACGTGACTACAAGTTTCTTAAGTCCCTTGATTACTCTTGCTTCCCTCTTcttacacctttcaacaaacaTAAACTCCAATTCAGATCTCAGGAGTGTGTATTCTTGGTTACTCCACCACTCACAAAGAATATAGGTGCCTTGCACCTCATGGTAGAGTCTACATCTCTAAGGGTATTATCTTTAATGAACATCAATTTCCCTATCCTAACCTACTCAAAACCTCAACCTTATCCTCCAACCAATATCAACAATTTCCTTAAATGCTTGCAACTAtttaagctattctttatccatcaaCCTCCCTAACCAATACCATAAACCCTACCTCTTCTTTCCCTTCTACTCCTAACTCTCCTCCGACACAAGTCACACCTTCATCTGGCACCTCCAACGTGACATCCCCATCCTTTATTTCTCCACCCCGCCCTCAACCAATCACCAGAATCAAACCTCTCCTAATTAACACTCACCATATGCACACTAGTTCCAAAGATGGCATTATCTACCCTAGACATCATCCCACTCTACTCATTGCTCATGTTGAGCTTAGAAACACAAAGCAAGCATTGTTTGACCCTACCTGGCTAGATGCCATGACCAACTAATATGATGCCTTTATGAGCAATGAAACATGATCCCTAGCAATGAGTCATGTGATATCTTGTTCAAGTACTGAAG encodes:
- the LOC131641414 gene encoding uncharacterized protein LOC131641414 — encoded protein: MEEYPEELRTPPITLTSLVGCPDLHPLISTYLLSQQPPINTLALPDLSKINVFNKKKTDPDSIIAASPPPFIVNGILKRDWLLKHRTKVPSVVAALFPSNHVFGDPSQWLQVCSDLDSVKSIIRARNIKLVVVLVHTNANDEVSEDRMIALRKRAELEAKYVVILNPNNDSEFQSSLNRLASIFSELSGVYYKEEGRRVKQRIEKKNVSAVELIVRYCFKVAVYAEFRSDWTEALKFYEEAYHTLREIVGVTTRLPPIQRLVEIKSVSEQLHFKISTLLLHSGKVTEAVTWFRQHKNTYKRLVGAPEAILVHWEWMSRQYLVFGELLETSSKATQNFPPVILGSSSKPLSEWEYYPAYYYQLAAHYLSEKRSALELAISMSEIPNEVDIGADSVVPSAYVGQFARLLEEGDNVDMLPLTDEGYTHYAVSEGRRFRDSLEIIALLKKAYESYSGIKLQRMSSFCGFQMAKEYFAEGEIGNAKPIFDNIAILYRKEGWVTLLWEVLGYLRECSRKNGTVKDFVEYSLEMAALPISSDTGVQRDTGPAGPANILQREIVHKEVFELVGEASVLTKNEDSSNLKISADEFVQLEVDLVSPLRLVMFASVAFHEQTIKPGTSTSITISLLSHLPLTVEIDQLEVQFNQSSCNFFITNAQKHHYVEGSDTLKQRTETTPSLSLVSNKWLRLTYNIQSDQSGKLECLSVIAKIGSHLAICCRAESPASLDSLPLWTSEDCTQTVPIKDAVLVFSGQKSTQVEEPDPQVDLCLGASGPALIGEVFLVPVTLLSKGHAVYSGELKINLVDVKGGGLFSPRDSEPYAMESHHVQLLGISGPEGEDDSQLDSDNIKKIQQSFGLISVPFIKNGDSWSCKLEIKWHRPKPIMLYVSLGYKPNGYEPNNTQMVHVHKNLQIEGNNPIVISHHYLMPFRRDPLLLTKTKEAAESDQPEPLPSNQKTVLVVSAKNCSEVPLRLKSISIEEEDGVERTCSIQHGNEELSDPALLVPGEEFKKVFSVSSNINISKLRLGTACLRWRRDLGVEEKSASTATLSSWVVTKQKLPDMNVELPPLIVSLECPPYAILGDPFTYYIRILNQTQLLQEIKYSLADAQSFVLCGYHNDTVYVLPKSEHIVSYKLVPLASGMQQLPRFSMTSVRYSAAYQPSNSSNTVFVFPSKPHFKTAAPTNFRVEESVANE